Proteins encoded by one window of Rhodamnia argentea isolate NSW1041297 chromosome 6, ASM2092103v1, whole genome shotgun sequence:
- the LOC125315619 gene encoding galactinol synthase 2-like — MAPIIAAHAAAANGFVKPKPENQPSCAYVTFLAGNGDYVKGVVGLAKGLRKVKSKYPLVVAMLPDVPEDHRKILVDQGCIVREIEPVYPPENQTQFAMAYYVINYSKLRIWEFVEYSKMIYLDGDIQVFDNIDHLFDLQRGFFYAVMDCFCEKTWSHTPQYQIGYCQQCPDKVQWPGHAGPKPPFYFNAGMFVYEPNLGTYQDLLETLKITPPTSFAEQDFLNMYFKDIYRPIPNVYNLVLAMLWRHPENVELDKVKVVHYCAAGSKPWRYTGEEENMDRDDIKMLVKKWWDIYDDESLDYKNIVARDEAAKQTKWDRFLAALADSGAFRFITAPSAA, encoded by the exons TGCCGCCAATGGCTTCGTGAAACCGAAGCCCGAGAACCAGCCTAGCTGTGCCTACGTGACGTTTTTGGCCGGAAACGGCGACTACGTGAAGGGTGTGGTTGGGCTGGCCAAGGGGCTCAGGAAGGTGAAGAGCAAGTATCCCCTGGTGGTGGCGATGTTGCCGGACGTGCCGGAGGATCACCGGAAAATCCTGGTGGATCAGGGCTGTATTGTAAGGGAGATCGAGCCCGTCTATCCACCGGAGAACCAGACTCAGTTCGCCATGGCCTATTATGTCATCAACTACTCCAAGCTCCGAATTTGGGAG TTTGTGGAGTACAGTAAGATGATCTACCTGGATGGAGACATCCAAGTCTTCGACAACATCGACCACCTGTTCGACCTCCAGCGCGGCTTCTTCTACGCGGTAATGGACTGTTTCTGCGAGAAGACGTGGAGTCACACCCCTCAATACCAGATCGGGTACTGCCAACAGTGCCCCGACAAGGTCCAATGGCCCGGCCACGCTGGCCCGAAGCCGCCTTTCTACTTCAACGCCGGGATGTTCGTGTACGAGCCGAACCTCGGCACTTACCAGGATTTGCTGGAAACCCTCAAGATCACACCTCCGACTTCATTTGCTGAACAAGACTTCCTGAACATGTACTTCAAGGACATCTACAGACCCATTCCGAATGTGTACAACCTCGTGCTCGCGATGCTGTGGCGTCACCCCGAGAATGTTGAGCTGGACAAGGTGAAGGTCGTTCATTATTGTGCCGCGGGGTCGAAGCCGTGGCGGTACACGGGCGAGGAAGAGAACATGGACCGGGACGACATCAAGATGCTGGTGAAAAAATGGTGGGATATCTACGATGACGAGTCCTTGGACTACAAAAACATCGTGGCTAGAGATGAAGCCGCGAAGCAAACAAAATGGGATCGATTCCTTGCGGCGTTGGCGGACTCCGGAGCTTTCCGCTTCATAACCGCCCCGTCCGCAGCCTAG
- the LOC115756174 gene encoding galactinol synthase 2-like, with translation MAPVIAADAAANGVMKPKPKSQPSCAYVTFLAGNGDYVKGVVGLAKGMRKVKSKYPLVVAMLPDVPEDHRKILVDQGCIVREIEPVYPPENQTQFAMAYYVINYSKLRIWEFVEYSKMIYLDGDIEVFDNIDHLFDLPSGFFYAVMDCFCEKTWSHTPQYEIGFCQQCPDKVQWPDHAGPKPPLYFNAGMFVYEPNLDTYYDLLETLKITPPTPFAEQDFLNMYFKDIYKPIPNVYNLVLAMLWRHPENVELEKVKVVHYCAAGSKPWRYTGKEENMDRDDIKMLVKGWWDIYDDKTLDYKKIVARDEVAKQTKWDRFLAALTDAGAFRFITAPSAA, from the exons ATGGCTCCTGTCATCGCCGCCGATGCTGCCGCCAATGGCGTCATGAAACCGAAGCCCAAGAGCCAGCCTAGCTGTGCCTACGTCACGTTTTTGGCCGGAAACGGCGACTACGTGAAGGGTGTGGTGGGGCTGGCCAAGGGGATGAGGAAGGTGAAAAGCAAGTACCCGCTCGTGGTGGCGATGTTGCCGGACGTGCCGGAGGATCACCGGAAAATCTTGGTGGATCAGGGCTGTATCGTGAGGGAGATCGAGCCCGTCTATCCGCCGGAGAACCAGACTCAGTTCGCCATGGCCTATTATGTCATCAACTACTCCAAGCTCAGAATTTGGGAG TTTGTGGAGTACAGCAAGATGATCTATCTGGATGGAGACATCGAAGTCTTTGACAACATCGACCACCTCTTCGACCTCCCGAGCGGCTTCTTCTACGCGGTCATGGACTGCTTCTGTGAGAAGACATGGAGTCACACCCCTCAGTACGAAATCGGCTTCTGCCAACAGTGCCCCGACAAGGTCCAATGGCCCGACCATGCCGGCCCGAAGCCACCCCTCTACTTCAATGCTGGGATGTTTGTGTACGAGCCGAACCTCGACACTTACTACGATTTACTGGAAACACTCAAGATCACACCTCCCACTCCATTTGCTGAGCAAGACTTCTTGAACATGTACTTCAAGGACATCTACAAACCCATTCCTAATGTGTACAACCTCGTGCTGGCGATGTTGTGGCGTCACCCCGAGAACGTTGAGCTGGAGAAGGTGAAGGTCGTTCATTATTGTGCCGCGGGGTCGAAGCCATGGCGGTACACGGGCAAGGAAGAGAACATGGACCGGGACGACATCAAGATGCTGGTGAAGGGGTGGTGGGACATCTACGATGACAAGACCTTGGACTACAAGAAAATCGTCGCTAGAGATGAAGTGGCGAAGCAAACGAAATGGGATCGGTTCCTTGCGGCGTTGACGGACGCCGGAGCTTTCCGCTTCATAACCGCCCCGTCCGCAGCCTAG